From the Mammaliicoccus sciuri genome, the window AATCTGGTAAGCCGTATGTAATTGACCCAGTCATGGTTGCTAAAAGTGGTGATGCGCTAATGGGTGATGAAGGGAAAGGGAAACTTAAAGAAATATTATTACCATTAGCTACAGTTGTTACACCAAATATTCCAGAAGCAGAAGATATTACTGGATTTAAAATTCAAACTGAAGAAGAAATTAAAAAAGCTGGTGCATTTTTCTTAAATGAAATTGGATCTAAAGGTGTCGTTATAAAAGGTGGGCATCTGGAAGGTGATGCAATCGACTATTTATTTACTGAAAATGGTGTGAAAAGTCGGAAAAGTGAAAGATTTAATACGAAACATACACATGGAACAGGTTGTACATTTAGTGCAGTGATAACAGCAGAATTAGCTAAAGGTCATACAATTGAAGAAGCGGTAGAAGTAGCTAAAAGATTTATTACTTTAGCTATTCAATATACACCTGAAATAGGCAAAGGTAGAGGTCCAGTAAACCACTTTGCATATCAAAAGATAGAGGGATTAGATTATGAGTAAATTAACAAATATTAGAGAAAATAGTCTATTAATCGTATGTTATACAAATGATGTTGTTAAAAACTTTACAGCTAATGGTTTAATTTCATTAGGTGCGAGTCCAGCAATGAGTGAAGAACCTGAAGAAGCAGAAGAATTCTCAAAAGCAGCAGGTGCTTTTCTTCTTAACATAGGCACGATTACGACTGATAAAGCTTATGATATGAAGCAATATGCTGAAATTATGCATCAAAGTGATGTTCCAGTAGTTCTAGATCCAGTTGCTGTTGGTGCATCACAATTAAGA encodes:
- the thiD gene encoding bifunctional hydroxymethylpyrimidine kinase/phosphomethylpyrimidine kinase; translated protein: MKKPNIALTIAGTDPSGGAGIMADLKSFHASGVYGMAVATSIVSQNSLGVQDVYHLPVEVIENQLKSVFDDEVPHAIKTGMIASEEMMQSIKPFIEQSGKPYVIDPVMVAKSGDALMGDEGKGKLKEILLPLATVVTPNIPEAEDITGFKIQTEEEIKKAGAFFLNEIGSKGVVIKGGHLEGDAIDYLFTENGVKSRKSERFNTKHTHGTGCTFSAVITAELAKGHTIEEAVEVAKRFITLAIQYTPEIGKGRGPVNHFAYQKIEGLDYE